In Candidatus Nanosynbacter lyticus, one genomic interval encodes:
- a CDS encoding class I SAM-dependent RNA methyltransferase has product MGKQIFETLRLEKIVGGGQALGAMNDGRKAFVWGGLPGELVKIRITKKKSHFVEGVVTEVLEKSPERIMPRDENSYLSTSPWQIMPLSSEQTYKANLIEEAFRLHGVMLPEKIDVFTDGVEFNYRNKVEFSWFGDKTDNGTRETLDLAFFKRGSKGKVVVEGTSLAHPNINKLAIEIRNLLRTKPVTARQLKTLLIRTDQQGNAVWQLYIKDRLADLISKEEATQLSAKGSEIIYSDPKSPASRVTERLNKFGGTTLTDTILGVTFNYACEGFFQVNIPVYEKALSDMRDWIDHENNLPTLDLYSGVGTIGLTIGGDDITLVEINEHAVAEMQRNITKLNRANAKAILAPSEKSLEYITGEQIVIVDPPRAGLHADVVRRLLETTPPRIIYLSCNPVTQARDVSLLQEKYEITHHQGYNFFPRTPHIEHLVVLDKK; this is encoded by the coding sequence ATGGGAAAACAAATTTTTGAGACTTTAAGACTAGAGAAAATCGTTGGTGGCGGCCAGGCGCTTGGTGCTATGAATGATGGGCGCAAGGCGTTCGTTTGGGGCGGGCTACCAGGCGAATTGGTGAAAATTCGTATAACTAAGAAAAAATCGCACTTCGTCGAAGGCGTGGTGACAGAAGTTCTTGAAAAAAGTCCAGAGCGAATTATGCCGCGAGATGAGAATAGCTATCTCAGTACTAGCCCTTGGCAAATCATGCCGCTCTCCAGCGAACAGACATATAAAGCGAATTTAATCGAAGAAGCTTTCCGACTTCATGGCGTTATGTTACCAGAGAAAATTGACGTATTTACTGACGGCGTAGAATTTAACTATCGCAATAAGGTCGAGTTTAGCTGGTTTGGCGATAAGACAGATAACGGCACGAGAGAAACTTTAGATTTGGCATTTTTCAAGCGAGGTAGCAAGGGTAAAGTCGTTGTCGAAGGGACTAGTCTGGCTCATCCAAATATCAACAAATTGGCAATTGAAATTCGCAACCTCCTGCGAACCAAACCTGTTACCGCCCGACAATTAAAAACCCTCTTGATCCGCACAGACCAACAAGGAAACGCCGTCTGGCAATTATACATAAAAGACCGACTCGCAGACCTCATTTCCAAAGAAGAGGCAACCCAACTGTCAGCCAAAGGCAGCGAGATAATCTATTCCGACCCGAAAAGCCCAGCCAGCCGAGTCACTGAGCGTCTGAATAAATTTGGTGGCACAACACTAACCGACACAATTTTGGGCGTCACATTTAATTATGCCTGTGAAGGATTTTTCCAAGTTAATATTCCAGTTTACGAGAAAGCCCTAAGCGACATGCGCGACTGGATAGACCATGAGAATAATTTACCAACCCTCGACCTTTACTCTGGAGTTGGCACAATCGGGCTGACAATTGGCGGCGATGATATTACACTAGTCGAAATTAACGAACACGCCGTCGCGGAAATGCAAAGAAACATCACCAAATTAAACCGAGCAAACGCCAAGGCGATTTTAGCGCCAAGTGAAAAATCTCTGGAATATATAACGGGCGAACAAATCGTCATCGTCGATCCACCACGCGCCGGGCTGCACGCAGATGTCGTTCGGAGACTACTGGAAACTACGCCACCACGAATTATTTACCTCAGCTGCAACCCCGTCACCCAAGCCCGAGACGTCAGTCTACTTCAGGAAAAATACGAAATCACACATCATCAAGGCTACAATTTCTTCCCGAGGACGCCGCATATTGAGCATTTGGTGGTACTTGATAAAAAGTAA
- a CDS encoding HAD-IC family P-type ATPase encodes MRDYLDIIKRNLLSPIVVVVFLLAGALVYVREYRDAWFISVVIVVNSTIGIVQELRAKRVLRQLELMSAPKARLLRDGNVVEVDYDDLKIDDEILIQAGDELPADAKVIESKGLELNESMLTGESASIEKKNGDVVLAATTVLAGEGMARVIAVGDDTKAGAISQVLKHYKPELTPLQLAIWRAIYFLTYGAIILSLLIAIVYYFSGDNVVIILKTITSAAVTVVPEGLLLASSLLLAFGSLRLAQAKVLPQKLSAIEAMALLNLLAVDKTGTLTSDEVSLEKVASFGDDFSSSDVASFAALIAHETSGGNITGRAILAEATPPKDTEIVDVMAFSSARKMAGVRARVNGTVRTLIMGAPEFVSKLAPIDKETRKKLNDWADKGLRVLMMAEFADEKTKIKDLKEGSGMAIGAVILRNSLRHGVVETVDFLQRQGVTIRVISGDNPRTVQYIAREAGIKHPEKVILGADLAKLSDNEFNEAADTYTIFARVLPDQKERLIARFQQSGKFTGMVGDGVNDALALKKADLGVAMYAGAPASRRVSDIILLNNSFTSLPMGMKLGNQIMQAIEVIAILFFHKIIYGVTLLLTTILINMNYPYSPRHITFMNIFLVTMPTLMWTLFPPMPKHRINPKRFWRDTLLAVLPIALLTGLTVAFTYWIMSVVFPGHAAEVATMTVLTATFFGVYLVFLVGIMLDVTIDKAAKRARLLYLLSVVVVAAGSFGFGFLRDFFDFTVPNLFIMWPAIGVIILATLTQLFIARRVGRRISTSVG; translated from the coding sequence ATGCGTGACTATCTGGATATTATTAAACGAAATTTGCTTTCTCCTATTGTCGTGGTTGTTTTTTTGCTTGCTGGTGCGCTGGTGTATGTGCGTGAGTATCGCGATGCTTGGTTTATTTCTGTGGTGATTGTCGTAAACTCGACAATTGGTATTGTCCAAGAACTTAGAGCTAAGCGAGTTTTGCGTCAATTAGAGCTGATGAGCGCACCGAAGGCTCGATTGTTGAGAGATGGAAACGTAGTTGAAGTGGACTATGATGATCTGAAGATTGACGATGAAATTCTTATTCAGGCCGGTGATGAGCTGCCGGCTGATGCGAAAGTTATTGAGTCAAAAGGCCTGGAATTGAATGAGAGTATGTTGACCGGAGAGTCGGCTTCGATTGAAAAGAAGAATGGCGATGTTGTATTGGCGGCGACAACTGTTTTGGCTGGTGAAGGTATGGCGCGAGTAATTGCTGTTGGCGACGACACGAAGGCTGGCGCTATTAGCCAAGTTCTGAAGCACTATAAGCCAGAATTAACACCTCTACAGCTAGCGATTTGGCGAGCAATATATTTCTTGACATATGGCGCAATTATCTTATCTCTGTTAATTGCTATAGTCTATTATTTCTCCGGTGATAATGTAGTTATTATTTTAAAGACAATTACTTCAGCGGCGGTTACGGTTGTGCCAGAGGGTTTGTTATTGGCAAGCTCATTACTGCTGGCGTTTGGCTCATTACGGCTAGCTCAAGCAAAAGTCTTGCCACAGAAGTTGTCGGCAATTGAAGCGATGGCGCTGCTGAATTTGCTGGCGGTGGATAAGACTGGCACTCTGACCAGCGATGAAGTGTCGCTGGAAAAGGTAGCGTCGTTTGGAGATGATTTTTCGAGCTCGGATGTGGCTAGCTTTGCGGCTTTGATTGCCCATGAAACTAGTGGCGGGAATATTACTGGCCGTGCTATTCTAGCAGAAGCTACCCCGCCAAAGGATACGGAAATAGTTGATGTTATGGCGTTTTCGTCTGCGCGTAAAATGGCGGGCGTGAGAGCTAGGGTCAACGGTACGGTGCGAACCTTAATAATGGGTGCGCCGGAGTTTGTGTCGAAGTTGGCGCCTATTGATAAGGAGACTCGAAAGAAATTGAATGATTGGGCGGATAAAGGTCTGCGCGTATTGATGATGGCGGAATTTGCGGACGAAAAAACCAAAATAAAAGATTTAAAAGAGGGCTCTGGTATGGCTATTGGCGCGGTTATTTTACGTAATTCCCTGCGTCATGGTGTAGTTGAGACGGTAGATTTTTTGCAGCGCCAAGGTGTAACTATCCGAGTAATTTCTGGTGACAATCCGCGCACGGTTCAATATATCGCACGTGAAGCTGGCATTAAGCATCCAGAAAAAGTGATTTTAGGGGCTGATTTGGCGAAGCTAAGTGATAACGAATTTAATGAAGCCGCTGACACTTATACAATTTTTGCCCGTGTTCTACCCGATCAGAAAGAGCGTTTGATTGCCAGGTTTCAACAATCAGGCAAATTTACTGGCATGGTCGGCGATGGTGTTAATGACGCGCTGGCTCTGAAAAAGGCAGACCTCGGCGTGGCTATGTACGCTGGCGCCCCAGCCTCACGGCGGGTTTCTGATATTATTTTGCTTAACAATTCCTTCACTTCTCTACCTATGGGAATGAAGCTGGGCAATCAAATTATGCAGGCGATTGAAGTAATTGCTATCCTCTTTTTCCATAAAATTATTTACGGCGTGACACTTCTTCTTACGACAATTCTGATCAATATGAACTATCCGTATTCACCGCGACATATTACGTTTATGAATATTTTTCTGGTGACTATGCCGACGCTTATGTGGACGCTTTTTCCTCCCATGCCGAAACATCGCATAAATCCTAAGCGTTTTTGGCGTGATACATTGCTGGCGGTATTGCCGATTGCACTACTAACTGGCTTAACGGTAGCCTTTACCTATTGGATTATGTCCGTAGTCTTCCCTGGTCACGCCGCTGAAGTTGCAACTATGACGGTGTTGACGGCAACGTTCTTTGGTGTATATTTGGTATTTTTGGTTGGAATTATGCTGGATGTCACTATCGATAAAGCCGCCAAGCGCGCCCGACTATTATACTTATTGTCGGTGGTTGTTGTGGCGGCAGGTAGCTTCGGCTTTGGTTTCTTGAGAGATTTCTTCGACTTTACGGTGCCTAATTTATTTATCATGTGGCCAGCGATTGGCGTGATTATTCTCGCGACGCTGACTCAACTATTTATCGCTCGACGTGTCGGACGAAGAATTTCCACTTCTGTCGGGTAA
- a CDS encoding tRNA dihydrouridine synthase produces MTSFWNDLPQPFFILAPMEAVTDVVFRHVVKQAGAPDVFFTEFANATGWVHAGDKAIAGRLIKTDDEHPLIAQIWGGEPGDMEAFAKHCAELGFNGIDINMGCPAKSAIKSGGAALIRQPDIAVAAIAAAKTAGLPVSVKTRLGYTYVDEWREWLTTILQQGIVNLTIHLRTKKEMSKVPAHYELIDDIIKLRDEIAPQTLLTINGDIRDRAHGEELFAAHPGLNGIMIGRGVFSDPFCFRASRAVSQKKSGLALAGPGLFYDDTREMGNTYAKLGAAVDTSSPVSRTPRAGEATRKEYSEAEDGSTIHHKSELIALLHYHLDLFDRYQPTLSRPYETLKRFFKIYIRDFDGAKELREQLMHTTNTDEVRQILEDI; encoded by the coding sequence ATGACATCATTTTGGAATGATTTACCGCAGCCATTTTTCATCTTGGCGCCCATGGAAGCCGTCACTGACGTGGTGTTTCGTCATGTCGTGAAACAGGCAGGCGCACCCGACGTGTTCTTCACCGAGTTTGCCAATGCCACCGGCTGGGTGCATGCTGGCGATAAGGCTATCGCTGGACGGTTGATTAAAACAGACGACGAACATCCGCTGATCGCCCAAATCTGGGGTGGTGAGCCAGGGGACATGGAAGCTTTCGCGAAGCACTGCGCGGAACTTGGTTTTAACGGAATTGATATCAATATGGGATGTCCCGCCAAATCCGCCATCAAATCAGGTGGCGCAGCACTGATCCGCCAGCCCGACATAGCAGTTGCCGCCATCGCCGCCGCTAAAACTGCCGGGTTACCAGTCAGCGTCAAAACTAGGTTAGGCTATACGTATGTTGACGAATGGCGAGAGTGGCTGACAACTATTTTGCAGCAAGGCATAGTTAATTTGACCATCCACCTGCGCACCAAAAAGGAGATGAGTAAAGTCCCGGCGCATTACGAGCTCATCGACGATATCATTAAACTGCGTGATGAAATCGCCCCACAGACGCTACTAACCATCAACGGCGACATCCGCGACCGTGCCCACGGCGAAGAACTATTTGCAGCCCACCCAGGCCTCAACGGCATCATGATCGGGCGGGGAGTATTTAGCGATCCGTTTTGTTTTCGAGCATCTCGAGCGGTATCTCAGAAAAAATCTGGGCTGGCTTTAGCGGGTCCCGGATTATTTTATGACGATACCCGAGAGATGGGCAACACGTACGCTAAATTGGGGGCTGCGGTGGACACGTCAAGCCCCGTCAGCCGAACGCCACGGGCTGGCGAAGCCACCCGTAAAGAGTACTCCGAGGCAGAGGATGGTTCAACTATTCATCACAAATCTGAACTAATCGCCTTACTACACTACCACCTCGACCTCTTTGACCGCTACCAACCAACCCTCAGCCGCCCCTATGAAACCCTCAAACGCTTCTTCAAAATCTACATCCGCGACTTTGACGGCGCCAAAGAACTGCGTGAACAGTTGATGCATACCACAAATACAGACGAAGTTCGCCAGATACTTGAAGATATATAG
- a CDS encoding ATP-dependent helicase, with amino-acid sequence MDFNTRYAKLNDNQRQAVDYIHGSLLVIAGPGTGKTELLSMRTAQILKKTDTLPNSILCLTFTESGATNMRQRLRQIIGEDAYKIAIHTFHSFGTEIINQHREYFFRGADAQPVDELTQYQIISGILENLDWRNPLTVKNSGEFVYIKELIRVISEFKQSGLTPAELKTIIADNQRIIDEIAPDIQQIFATKISKKTIELFAPMAERIAESIDKNPEKENSNLPSSVTPYANVLALSVAHAAQEAIDTNSTKPLTAWKNKWCEKNANGEFVLKDSAAAEKLSAVIDVYEKYVNILSERSLFDYDDMILSVIQACESHPELRANLQEQFQFIMVDEFQDTNLAQLRLLFNLTSDNDDNPNIMAVGDDDQAIFSFQGADVGNIQRFRQHYHNPKIIVLTDNYRSAENILTSARQVITQGSDRLENTIDGLSKQLTAHADSQGSRVEIQEFSSASEERAGVAKQIAELIKSGEKPENITIIARHHKELIEILPYLYRENIAVNYERHDDILEQDIIQILDKLARVIVAIHQNDLSLANSLLPEIIAHPAFGFSTSDIWKLSLHAYKNRQLWLESMLANSTFKEFGEWLLDRAKDVPNLPLEEQLDNLLGLTVDNKDYNTSTSSIANFYFSPDKLEKNPDTYLTTLESLRTLRQKLRDRITDKNPTLEDFLEFIDLHISTKTRLTQIRPYASSIRGAINLMTAHKSKGLEFPHVFVVGAIDSAWGEKVRTRSRLIRYPANLQLQPAGATYDERLRLFFVAMTRAKNTLTMTYSQTNDSGSDTIIASFLTNHTPTIIPAIENPTEQIEIAKTSWSERLTSPIIPELKDLLAPNLETYKLSVTHLNNFLDVSRGGPQNFLLNNLLHFPAAKNSAASYGTAIHNSLQQAHYLLSTDHQLPSTEQILQFFQKSLEDQHLPADDFQLYLDKGKSALTTFLNTKASDFHDTDLAELDFSNQGVIIGEAKLTGKLDVVDIDKQNKTIFVTDYKTGKPSHSWKGSADYEKIKLHKYRQQLMFYQLLVEHSRDYSNFTFTGGRLQFVEPDMKTGDILSLEDTFSREELSEFTQLIEIIWRKITTLDLPDVSGYSADYKGMLQFENDLLTGEI; translated from the coding sequence ATGGATTTCAATACTCGCTACGCAAAGTTAAATGATAATCAGCGCCAAGCTGTTGATTATATCCACGGCTCACTTCTGGTGATTGCTGGACCAGGAACAGGCAAAACCGAGCTGCTAAGCATGCGTACCGCTCAAATACTTAAGAAGACCGATACTTTACCGAATAGTATTTTATGTTTGACCTTTACTGAAAGTGGCGCCACCAACATGCGCCAACGCCTTCGTCAGATTATTGGCGAGGATGCATATAAAATTGCCATCCATACATTTCATAGCTTTGGCACAGAAATTATCAATCAACATCGAGAATATTTTTTCCGTGGCGCCGACGCCCAGCCTGTTGACGAGTTAACACAGTACCAAATTATCTCTGGAATTCTTGAAAATCTTGATTGGCGAAATCCATTAACTGTGAAAAATAGCGGGGAATTTGTTTATATCAAAGAACTAATTCGAGTTATTTCCGAATTCAAGCAAAGCGGCTTAACTCCAGCAGAACTAAAGACAATTATTGCGGATAATCAGCGCATTATAGATGAAATTGCGCCAGACATTCAGCAGATTTTTGCCACCAAAATATCTAAAAAAACCATAGAATTATTTGCGCCAATGGCTGAAAGAATCGCCGAGTCAATTGATAAAAATCCCGAAAAAGAAAATTCTAATTTACCATCTTCCGTCACTCCGTACGCCAACGTCTTAGCGCTTAGCGTCGCGCATGCTGCTCAGGAGGCAATTGACACCAACTCCACCAAGCCGCTGACTGCTTGGAAAAATAAATGGTGCGAAAAAAATGCCAATGGCGAATTTGTCCTGAAAGACTCGGCAGCCGCAGAAAAATTATCCGCCGTAATCGACGTTTACGAAAAATACGTAAATATTTTATCCGAGCGCTCGTTATTTGACTACGACGACATGATTTTATCCGTTATTCAAGCCTGCGAATCTCACCCAGAATTGCGTGCAAATCTCCAAGAGCAATTCCAATTCATCATGGTCGATGAATTCCAGGACACCAACTTAGCACAGCTTCGATTGCTATTCAATTTAACCAGCGACAACGACGACAATCCAAATATCATGGCCGTCGGTGATGATGATCAAGCGATTTTCAGCTTCCAGGGTGCGGACGTAGGTAATATCCAGCGTTTCCGCCAACATTATCACAATCCAAAAATCATCGTTCTAACGGATAACTATCGCTCGGCTGAAAATATTTTAACGTCAGCGCGACAAGTAATCACCCAAGGTTCAGATCGACTAGAAAATACCATTGACGGACTGTCTAAGCAGTTGACAGCGCACGCAGACAGCCAAGGATCGCGTGTTGAAATCCAAGAATTTTCTTCTGCCAGCGAAGAGCGAGCGGGAGTGGCTAAGCAAATTGCCGAGCTAATAAAAAGCGGCGAAAAACCAGAAAACATCACGATCATTGCGCGCCATCACAAAGAATTAATCGAGATACTTCCGTATCTTTATAGAGAAAATATCGCGGTTAATTACGAGCGACACGACGACATTTTAGAACAAGACATTATCCAGATTTTAGATAAGCTAGCGCGAGTCATCGTGGCAATTCACCAAAATGATTTAAGCCTAGCCAATAGCCTCCTTCCAGAGATTATCGCTCATCCAGCATTCGGTTTTTCAACGTCAGACATCTGGAAATTAAGCCTTCACGCTTATAAAAATAGACAATTGTGGCTGGAAAGTATGCTGGCAAATAGCACATTTAAGGAATTTGGCGAGTGGCTACTGGACCGTGCCAAGGACGTACCAAATCTACCACTAGAAGAGCAGTTGGATAATCTATTAGGATTAACCGTTGACAATAAAGATTACAATACCTCGACGAGTTCTATCGCCAACTTTTATTTTTCACCAGACAAGCTAGAGAAAAACCCCGATACATATTTAACGACCTTAGAGAGTCTGCGCACTCTACGCCAAAAACTCCGTGACCGAATTACCGATAAAAATCCAACCTTGGAAGATTTTCTGGAGTTTATAGATCTTCACATATCAACCAAAACCCGCCTAACACAAATCCGACCGTACGCCAGTTCAATCCGCGGTGCCATTAACCTAATGACCGCCCACAAGTCCAAAGGGCTAGAATTCCCACACGTCTTTGTTGTCGGGGCAATTGACAGCGCTTGGGGAGAGAAGGTTCGTACGCGCAGTCGACTAATCCGCTATCCCGCAAATCTCCAACTTCAGCCAGCTGGAGCAACCTACGACGAGCGACTTCGTCTGTTCTTCGTGGCGATGACCCGCGCCAAAAACACCTTGACGATGACTTACTCGCAGACCAACGATTCTGGCAGCGACACAATAATTGCCAGCTTCCTCACTAATCACACGCCAACTATTATTCCCGCCATCGAAAATCCAACAGAACAGATTGAAATTGCCAAGACCAGTTGGTCGGAACGCTTGACTTCACCGATTATTCCAGAGCTAAAAGACTTACTAGCTCCAAACCTAGAAACCTACAAACTCTCGGTAACGCATCTTAATAATTTCCTCGATGTTTCGCGCGGCGGGCCACAGAATTTCTTATTGAACAATTTGCTGCATTTCCCAGCCGCCAAAAATTCCGCCGCATCTTACGGAACCGCGATTCACAACAGTCTTCAACAAGCACATTATCTATTAAGCACAGATCACCAATTGCCAAGCACTGAACAAATCCTCCAGTTTTTCCAAAAGTCGCTAGAGGACCAACACTTACCTGCGGATGATTTTCAATTGTACTTGGATAAAGGGAAGTCGGCTTTGACCACATTCTTAAACACCAAGGCCTCTGATTTTCATGACACGGATTTGGCGGAATTGGACTTTTCTAATCAAGGCGTAATTATAGGGGAAGCCAAATTAACTGGTAAACTTGATGTCGTCGACATTGATAAACAGAATAAAACTATATTTGTAACAGATTATAAAACTGGTAAACCATCTCATTCTTGGAAAGGCTCGGCTGATTACGAGAAAATCAAACTTCATAAATATCGTCAGCAGTTGATGTTCTATCAGCTGCTGGTCGAGCATTCACGCGATTATAGCAATTTCACGTTTACTGGCGGGCGACTACAATTTGTCGAGCCAGACATGAAGACCGGCGATATTCTTAGCTTGGAAGACACATTCTCCAGAGAAGAATTGTCTGAATTTACGCAACTGATTGAGATTATTTGGCGAAAAATCACCACCCTAGATCTGCCAGACGTTTCTGGCTATTCGGCGGATTATAAGGGGATGCTACAATTTGAAAACGACCTTCTGACAGGGGAGATATAA
- the atpG gene encoding ATP synthase F1 subunit gamma, with the protein MPSTRALKNRIRSVDSTKQITKAMQLVAASKMRRSQEADKASAPYTMAAEELLSYLASQGATDNHLLFKRRKITKRLIIVIASDKGLAGAYNTNVLKKYLELLKRDDERGIENLTLTIGRRASQFASRLKDTKIIGNYDDLPDQPSGLTFHTILNTATSMFENGEVDAVTLVYTRFVNSMVQTAELSRLLPAGTKTLIDPSEVSNTVSDAKYEPSIPEVLDAVANRLTGARLLQALLDARASEHSMRMMAMKNATDNASDLVDDLTLAMNKARQGAITQELAEISGGVEAMEQ; encoded by the coding sequence ATGCCGAGTACTCGTGCGCTGAAAAATCGCATTCGCTCGGTGGATTCGACCAAGCAGATCACCAAGGCGATGCAATTGGTGGCGGCCAGCAAAATGCGCCGTTCGCAAGAGGCGGACAAGGCCTCGGCTCCTTACACTATGGCGGCCGAGGAGCTGCTGAGTTACTTGGCTAGTCAAGGTGCGACTGATAATCATCTGCTGTTCAAGCGCCGCAAAATTACCAAGCGCTTGATTATCGTCATCGCTAGTGATAAAGGCCTGGCTGGTGCATATAACACTAATGTCTTGAAGAAATATCTAGAGCTACTGAAGCGTGATGATGAGCGCGGTATTGAGAATCTGACCCTGACAATTGGACGTCGGGCTTCACAGTTTGCCTCGCGCTTGAAGGATACGAAGATTATCGGTAACTATGATGATTTACCAGATCAGCCGTCAGGGCTAACTTTTCACACCATTTTAAACACCGCGACTAGCATGTTTGAGAATGGCGAAGTTGACGCAGTAACACTGGTGTACACGCGATTTGTCAATAGTATGGTGCAGACGGCAGAGTTATCGCGCTTGTTGCCAGCTGGTACGAAGACGCTGATCGATCCGAGTGAAGTTTCTAACACAGTTTCTGATGCCAAGTATGAGCCGAGCATTCCAGAAGTGCTGGACGCCGTGGCGAATCGTTTAACGGGTGCGAGGTTATTGCAGGCGCTGCTGGACGCTCGTGCTTCAGAACACTCCATGCGGATGATGGCGATGAAAAATGCCACCGATAACGCTTCTGATTTGGTGGATGATCTAACCTTGGCGATGAACAAAGCTCGCCAAGGTGCGATCACTCAGGAGTTGGCAGAAATTTCCGGTGGCGTGGAGGCGATGGAACAATGA
- the atpD gene encoding F0F1 ATP synthase subunit beta has translation MAKDLGKIIQIVGVVVDVEFPRDVKLPAIYDALHVKNGKETLVLEVAQHLDEHTVRTIALSSTDGLARGADVVATGAPISVPVGAETQGRMFNVVGEAIDEKPQPKGKTAPIHRPAPELSEQSNKTEILETGIKVVDLIAPLAKGGKAGLFAGAGVGKTVLITELINNIAKFHSGNSVFAGVGERTREGNDLYYEMEDAGVLDKTSLVFGQMNEPPGARLRVALSGLAMAEAFRDEGKDVLLFIDNIYRYTQAGAEVSALLGRLPSAVGYQPNLQQEMGALQERITSTKKGSITSVQAVYVPADDLTDPAPATTFAHLDATIVMNRALTEIGIYPAVDVLDSSSNSLDPEIVGEEHYRVAREVQRVLQQYKELQDIIAILGMEELSDDQKQIVARARRIQRFLAQPFHVAEKFTGNPGVYVKLEDTIRDAADILAGKYDDKPENWFYMVQGTLSDQVARDAAEQSKPAADKKSAAKSSEKKAK, from the coding sequence ATGGCAAAAGATTTAGGAAAAATTATTCAAATCGTTGGCGTGGTGGTCGATGTGGAGTTTCCACGTGACGTTAAATTGCCGGCGATTTATGACGCGTTGCATGTTAAAAATGGCAAAGAGACGTTGGTTTTAGAAGTGGCGCAGCACCTCGACGAGCACACGGTGCGAACGATTGCCCTGTCGTCGACTGATGGCTTGGCTCGCGGTGCGGACGTGGTGGCGACTGGTGCACCGATTTCTGTGCCAGTGGGTGCTGAGACCCAGGGGCGCATGTTTAACGTGGTTGGTGAAGCGATTGACGAGAAACCGCAGCCAAAGGGCAAAACTGCACCAATTCACCGCCCTGCTCCAGAGCTTTCCGAGCAGTCGAACAAGACGGAGATTTTGGAAACTGGAATTAAAGTTGTTGACCTGATCGCACCACTGGCCAAGGGTGGTAAAGCGGGTCTGTTCGCCGGTGCTGGTGTCGGTAAAACCGTCTTGATCACCGAGCTGATCAACAATATCGCCAAGTTCCACTCTGGTAACTCGGTCTTTGCCGGTGTTGGTGAGCGTACTCGCGAAGGCAATGACTTGTACTACGAAATGGAAGATGCCGGCGTGCTGGACAAGACCTCGCTGGTGTTTGGTCAGATGAACGAGCCACCTGGAGCGCGTTTGCGCGTGGCATTATCAGGTCTGGCGATGGCTGAAGCCTTCCGTGACGAAGGTAAGGACGTGCTGCTGTTTATCGACAATATTTACCGCTACACCCAGGCTGGTGCTGAGGTATCAGCGTTGCTCGGTCGTTTGCCAAGTGCTGTGGGTTATCAGCCGAACTTGCAGCAAGAGATGGGTGCGCTGCAGGAGCGCATCACCTCGACGAAAAAGGGTTCGATCACCTCTGTTCAGGCGGTGTATGTGCCAGCTGACGACTTGACCGACCCAGCGCCAGCGACGACCTTCGCTCACCTGGACGCTACCATCGTGATGAACCGTGCTTTGACGGAAATTGGTATCTACCCGGCTGTCGATGTGCTGGATTCCAGCTCTAACTCGCTTGATCCAGAGATTGTTGGCGAGGAGCATTACCGCGTGGCACGCGAAGTTCAGCGAGTATTGCAGCAGTACAAAGAATTGCAGGATATCATCGCCATCCTCGGTATGGAAGAATTGTCGGACGACCAGAAGCAAATCGTCGCTCGGGCGCGTCGCATCCAGCGTTTCCTAGCCCAGCCATTCCACGTGGCTGAGAAGTTTACTGGTAACCCTGGCGTGTACGTCAAGTTGGAAGACACCATTCGCGACGCTGCCGACATCTTGGCTGGTAAATACGATGACAAGCCAGAAAACTGGTTCTACATGGTGCAAGGCACATTGAGCGACCAAGTAGCTCGTGACGCCGCCGAGCAATCCAAGCCAGCTGCCGACAAAAAATCCGCCGCCAAGTCAAGCGAAAAGAAAGCCAAATAG
- the atpC gene encoding ATP synthase F1 subunit epsilon — protein MKLSLVTLVGTKVDEEVYSLSIPTIDGEISVFPSHEPLVTIARDGVITVRRHKEDLDSQLEYFAISGGVVKIDYSSVQILVDEADHGDDIIEAETQAALERAIKARDEAGDQVEREKAKQIIDRHMVRLKVADLHRRKRRR, from the coding sequence ATGAAATTGTCATTGGTTACACTTGTTGGCACGAAGGTTGACGAAGAGGTTTATTCGCTGTCAATTCCAACCATTGACGGCGAAATATCCGTCTTCCCTAGTCATGAGCCGCTAGTGACGATTGCGCGGGACGGCGTCATTACTGTGCGCCGCCATAAAGAAGATCTGGATAGCCAATTAGAGTATTTCGCGATCTCCGGCGGCGTGGTGAAAATTGATTATTCATCGGTGCAAATCCTAGTGGACGAGGCTGACCATGGCGACGATATCATCGAGGCGGAAACGCAGGCGGCACTAGAGCGCGCCATCAAAGCCCGCGACGAAGCCGGCGACCAAGTCGAGCGCGAGAAAGCCAAACAGATCATCGACCGGCACATGGTAAGGTTGAAGGTGGCGGATCTTCATCGGCGCAAGCGACGGCGCTAG